The genomic stretch ATATTTGAAATCTGCACCTTTTTTAATATTTGGTATAATTATATCCATTACATCTTCAAAAAAATCTAAAGTAAACATAGATGCTATTTTGTGGGTCATAGAAGCCTCAATAAAAATTTTTTCTCTTAAGTTATTAATCTCTCTAGGTACTATTTTTTTTGTAACAAAACCTTTAGCTCCCTTTCCAATTCGATGTATTATAATTGCAGATATATAAACTGTATAGCCAACCTTAACTTGAGAATCACTTCCAATTGCTAGTTTATATCTACTGTTAGGATATTTACTAACAAAATTAATAATCTCATTAGTTACATCATTAAAATTCAAATTCTTTTGATGATTATTAAAAAAAG from Caldisalinibacter kiritimatiensis encodes the following:
- a CDS encoding ribonuclease H-like YkuK family protein, producing the protein FFNNHQKNLNFNDVTNEIINFVSKYPNSRYKLAIGSDSQVKVGYTVYISAIIIHRIGKGAKGFVTKKIVPREINNLREKIFIEASMTHKIASMFTLDFFEDVMDIIIPNIKKGADFKYEIHVDIGNNGETRKYIKEVAGYFAGLGFETKIKPEAYAASSYANKYTK